The following proteins are co-located in the Hydractinia symbiolongicarpus strain clone_291-10 chromosome 7, HSymV2.1, whole genome shotgun sequence genome:
- the LOC130648872 gene encoding sugar phosphate exchanger 3-like translates to MGFLSSIKKTWKSVRTWTWHHAAVFIMTFLSYAFFHACRKSFSNIKNTWDKSFSPQNNTCPMFPKDVWQKEQIFGTVKDANVFLGELDSLFLIAYAIGLFFSGMIGDRVNLRYMLAFGMCSSAILTFLFGYISEVIHMENLFYYRCIYFLNGLCQSTGWPASVAIMGNWFSKSSGGLVFGFWSGNASFGNIIGSLVVSAVLSYGYEYGMLLNSVLLFCGGVIIFFCLIVHPQDVGLEGPEHKDNTVKVISQSEDHVVKAGKAIGFFEAFLLPGVLPYALSYACLKLVNYAFFFWLPTYLTQGLGWSDTLSDELSNFYDLGGIFGGILAGIVTDLMGIRSPMVSLMLFLSMGSMYLYASIGSTKAINTLVMVLTGFLLGGPANTISTAITADLGKHEKIKGSAEALATVTGIIDGTGSAGAAIGQYLVGVIDNNLSWHYVFYFLIVMTGLSLICIIPMNIKDLKNFQDRRRAQNYQRIPANEVE, encoded by the coding sequence aTGGGCTTTTTATCATCTATAAAAAAGACGTGGAAATCAGTTCGTACATGGACATGGCATCATGCAGCTGTATTTATTATGACATTTTTGTCATATGCATTTTTTCATGCGTGTCGTAAATCCTTTAGTAACATTAAGAATACATGGGATAAATCCTTTAGCCCTCAAAATAATACTTGCCCAATGTTTCCGAAAGATGTTTGGCAAAAAGAGCAAATATTTGGTACTGTCAAAGATGCGAATGTTTTCCTTGGTGAACTGGATTCTCTTTTCTTGATTGCCTATGCAATTGGTTTGTTTTTTAGTGGTATGATAGGTGATCGAGTCAACTTACGATACATGCTCGCTTTTGGTATGTGCAGTTCCGCCATCCTAACTTTTTTGTTTGGTTATATAAGTGAGGTTATACATATGGAAAACTTATTTTACTATCGTTGTATATACTTCCTTAATGGACTATGTCAATCAACTGGATGGCCTGCTTCAGTTGCCATTATGGGTAACTGGTTTAGCAAATCATCTGGCGGTCTCGTCTTTGGCTTCTGGAGTGGAAATGCTTCCTTTGGTAATATTATTGGTTCATTAGTTGTATCAGCTGTCTTAAGTTATGGTTATGAGTATGGCATGTTACTGAACAGTGTGTTGCTATTTTGTGGTggtgttattatatttttttgtttgattgtaCATCCTCAAGATGTTGGGTTAGAAGGTCCAGAACACAAAGACAATACTGTCAAAGTTATTTCACAAAGTGAAGATCACGTCGTTAAGGCAGGAAAAGCTATTGGATTCTTTGAAGCTTTCTTACTTCCTGGCGTTTTGCCATATGCTTTGTCATATGCCTGTTTAAAGCTAGTCAACTACGCCTTTTTCTTTTGGTTACCGACGTACTTAACACAAGGTTTAGGATGGAGTGACACACTTAGTGATGAGCTATCAAACTTCTATGATTTAGGAGGTATTTTTGGTGGCATATTGGCAGGAATTGTAACTGATCTGATGGGAATACGTTCTCCAATGGTATCACTAATGTTGTTCCTCTCCATGGGATCTATGTACCTTTATGCCAGTATAGGATCAACTAAGGCCATCAATACTTTAGTGATGGTATTAACTGGGTTTTTACTTGGTGGTCCTGCAAATACAATCAGCACAGCGATAACTGCGGATCTTGGTAAACATGAGAAAATTAAAGGTAGTGCTGAAGCCTTAGCAACTGTAACTGGTATCATCGATGGCACAGGTTCTGCAGGAGCTGCAATTGGTCAGTATCTTGTTGGTGTTATTGATAATAATTTGAGTTGGCACTATGTGTTTTACTTTTTGATTGTAATGACTGGACTTAGCTTAATCTGCATTATTCCAATGAAtatcaaagatttaaaaaactttcaagaTCGAAGAAGGGCACAAAATTATCAAAGGATTCCAGCTAATGAAGTGGAGTAA
- the LOC130648874 gene encoding tRNA methyltransferase 10 homolog A-like encodes MAVNKQGECSSLIKQISDEEAHQETQSDRRHSCWKDQIDEKWLTDEKVSSLSKNQQKKLLKKKLFQKTRLQKRKQERKRKKEKRAELREAGLPLPKRMKRKDMIGVKFSEITVGIDLDYYDLMNENDLRMVVKQVKNCYADNRRVKNPIQLHLTSFCGSFKDLFISLQPGSANWDLSKSEKSYREVFTGKNIVYLTADSDNVLETLDENSVYIIGGLVDHNQHKGLCYKRAIENGISHAQLPISKYVTLSTRKVLTINHVFEILLQFKEIGIWKEAFFKVIPRRKGIDEIEKGDKQFENYNNTNQLIPDNKNPVVQD; translated from the coding sequence ATGGCCGTAAATAAGCAAGGAGAATGCTCCTCTCTGATCAAGCAAATAAGTGATGAAGAAGCACACCAAGAAACACAAAGTGACAGACGTCACAGTTGCTGGAAAGatcaaattgatgaaaagtggTTGACGGACGAAAAAGTATCTTCTTTATCTAAAAACCAGCAAAAAAAGTTGCTAAAAAAGAAACTATTTCAAAAAACACGCttacaaaaacgaaaacaagaACGAAAGCGTAAGAAGGAGAAACGTGCAGAATTAAGAGAGGCTGGCTTACCTCTGCCAAAACGAATGAAAAGAAAAGATATGATAGGTGTTAAATTCAGTGAAATTACAGTAGGTATTGATCTTGATTATTATGACTTAATGAATGAGAATGATTTAAGAATGGTTGTTAAGCAAGTTAAAAACTGTTATGCCGACAACAGGAGAGTAAAAAACCCAATCCAGCTACATCTTACAAGTTTCTGTGGATCCTTTAAGGATTTATTTATATCTCTACAGCCTGGTTCTGCTAATTGGGATTTATCGAAGAGTGAAAAGAGTTACAGAGAAGTATTTacaggaaaaaatattgtttatttaACTGCTGATTCAGATAATGTTTTGGAAACTTTAGATGAAAATTCTGTGTACATAATAGGTGGTCTTGTTGACCACAATCAACATAAAGGTCTCTGTTACAAACGTGCAATTGAGAATGGGATTTCGCATGCACAACTGCCAATAAGTAAGTATGTAACATTAAGCACTCGAAAGGTTTTAACAATTAACCATGTTTTTGAGATCTTGCTACAGTTTAAAGAAATTGGCATATGGAAGGAggcattttttaaagttatacCAAGACGTAAAGGCATTGACGAAATAGAGAAGGGAGACAAACaatttgaaaattacaataatACAAATCAATTAATTCCGGATAACAAAAACCCTGTTGTGCAAGATTGA
- the LOC130648463 gene encoding sugar phosphate exchanger 3-like, which yields MVTLTWHHIVIFVLTFFSYSAFFTCRKAFSNIKDTWGKTFSPQDITNPLYPKKIWEKEQLFITSGDANVFLAELDSIFMFAYTIGLFFSGMIGDRVNLRYMLSFGMCSSAILTFLFGYISEVIHMENLLYYRCIYFLNGLCQSSSLPASLAVLGNWFSKSSSGIVFGLWGANDSLGNIIGSLIVVSSLDFGYEYGMLLNSMLLFCGGIIVFFCLLPHPNEVGLKNPDDMYVVRDKSNHKAINFFTALMLPRVMLYALSFACLKMVTYSLQFWLPTYLTQGLNWDDDTSDEFSSLYDFGAILGGALLGAITDYMTFRSPVIYISVLFSPMILYIFANVGNHYTANAVVMVTIGIFLGGPANTISTVVTADLGKHEQMKDNTKALATVSGIIDGTGSLGVAIGQYLAVVEISSQAIQRQPMFSIWAGLSMKQKPKIEESSSTASDPKHN from the exons ATGGTCACACTTACATGGCATCATATCGTTATTTTTGTCCTGACTTTTTTCTCGTATTCTGCATTTTTCACATGTCGAAAGGCATTCAGTAATATTAAAGACACTTGGGGGAAAACATTTAGTCCACAGGATATAACTAATCCTCTTTATCCAAAGAAGATTTGGGAAAAAGAACAATTGTTTATAACCAGCGGAGATGCAAACGTCTTCCTGGCTGAGCTCGATTCTATATTCATGTTCGCGTACACTATTGGTTTGTTTTTTAGTGGTATGATAGGTGATCGCGTCAACTTACGATACATGCTCTCTTTTGGTATGTGCAGTTCCGCCATTCTCACTTTTTTATTTGGGTATATAAGTGAGGTTATACATATGGAAAACTTATTATACTATCGTTGTATATACTTCCTTAATGGACTCTGTCAATCAAGCAGCCTACCTGCGTCGTTAGCTGTGTTAGGAAATTGGTTCAGCAAGTCATCCAGCGGAATCGTCTTTGGACTGTGGGGTGCGAATGATTCTCTAGGAAATATTATAGGATCATTGATTGTGGTGTCGTCTTTAGACTTTGGGTATGAATACGGAATGTTATTAAATTCCATGTTATTATTTTGTGGAGGAATTatcgtatttttttgtttgttaccgCATCCGAATGAGGTTGGTTTGAAAAATCCGGACGATATGTATGTCGTACGCGATAAGTCAAATCATAAAGCGATTAACTTTTTCACAGCATTGATGCTACCCAGGGTTATGCTATACGCTTTATCGTTCGCTTGTTTAAAAATGGTAACTTATTCTCTACAGTTTTGGTTACCAACGTATTTAACCCAAGGTTTAAATTGGGATGATGATACTAGTGATGAATTTTCCAGCCTTTATGATTTTGGCGCAATATTGGGCGGCGCATTACTTGGAGCTATCACAGATTATATGACCTTTCGCTCTCCCGTAATCTACATCTCCGTTCTCTTTTCACCTATGATACTATACATATTCGCAAATGTGGGAAACCATTACACTGCTAATGCTGTTGTCATGGTAACAATCGGAATTTTTTTGGGAGGACCGGCCAACACAATCAGTACAGTTGTGACAGCTGATCTTGGTAAACATGAACAAATGAAAGATAACACAAAAGCTCTTGCAACGGTTTCTGGTATAATTGACGGGACTGGTTCGTTAGGAGTAGCTATTGGTCAGTATTTA GCAGTAGTTGAGATCAGCAGCCAAGCTATCCAACGGCAGCCTATGTTTAGTATCTGGGCAG GTTTATCAATGAAGCAAAAACCAAAAA TAGAGGAAAGTTCATCCACTGCTTCCGACCCCAAACATAACTAA